In one Candidatus Methylacidiphilales bacterium genomic region, the following are encoded:
- a CDS encoding CPXCG motif-containing cysteine-rich protein: MLVEASISCPHCGESWTMAIDTSQGSYDTIDDCYVCCRPMTVHVECEPGEVIDIHTEAA; the protein is encoded by the coding sequence ATGCTCGTCGAAGCCTCTATCTCCTGCCCCCACTGCGGCGAATCGTGGACCATGGCCATCGATACCTCCCAGGGCAGTTACGACACCATCGATGACTGCTACGTCTGCTGTCGTCCGATGACCGTGCACGTCGAGTGCGAACCCGGTGAGGTCATTGATATCCACACCGAGGCGGCCTGA
- a CDS encoding LL-diaminopimelate aminotransferase — MAQINANYLKLKAGYLFPEIGRRVKAFTDANPEATKRLIRCGIGDVTEALPEAARTAMKQAVDELGHRSTFRGYGPEQGYDFLRKAIAENEYRARGLEVADDEIFISDGSKCDTGNILDIFGDGNTIAITDPVYPVYVDTNVMAGHTGAADETGAYAGLVYLKCGPENGFVPEVPKEKVDLIYLCYPNNPTGAVATRKQLETWVAYALQHGSILLYDAAYGDYIQDPGIPRSIYEIPGARDCALEFRSFSKSGGFTGVRCAWTVVPKSLHGSTPEGTKHPIHPLWSRRHTTKFNGVSYPVQRAAEALYSPEGKKQVHDLIHHYMGNARILREAAGSAGLKVYGGEHAPYIWVAGPKGVTSWEIFDRVLNEAHVVITPGSGFGSAGEGYFRISAFNSRANAEEVARRLVALKW, encoded by the coding sequence ATGGCCCAGATCAACGCAAACTACCTCAAGCTCAAAGCCGGTTACCTTTTTCCTGAAATCGGACGGAGGGTGAAAGCCTTCACCGATGCCAACCCCGAAGCAACCAAGCGACTGATCCGCTGCGGCATTGGTGATGTCACGGAAGCGCTCCCCGAGGCCGCCCGCACCGCCATGAAACAGGCGGTCGATGAACTTGGCCACCGCTCGACCTTCCGCGGCTACGGACCCGAGCAGGGCTACGACTTCCTCCGCAAAGCCATCGCGGAAAACGAATACCGCGCCCGCGGCCTAGAGGTGGCTGACGACGAAATCTTCATCTCCGACGGATCGAAGTGCGACACCGGCAACATCCTGGATATCTTCGGCGACGGCAACACCATCGCCATCACCGACCCGGTTTATCCGGTCTATGTGGACACCAATGTCATGGCCGGGCACACCGGAGCAGCCGACGAAACCGGGGCCTACGCCGGACTGGTTTATTTGAAATGCGGCCCGGAGAACGGCTTTGTTCCGGAAGTTCCGAAAGAGAAGGTCGATCTGATCTACCTCTGTTATCCCAATAACCCGACCGGGGCCGTGGCCACGCGCAAGCAGCTGGAAACCTGGGTGGCCTACGCCCTCCAACACGGCAGCATCCTGCTCTACGACGCCGCCTACGGCGACTATATCCAGGACCCGGGGATTCCGCGCAGCATATATGAAATTCCCGGGGCCCGCGATTGTGCCCTCGAGTTCCGCAGCTTTTCCAAGAGTGGCGGCTTCACCGGAGTGCGTTGCGCCTGGACCGTCGTGCCCAAGAGCCTCCATGGGTCCACGCCCGAGGGAACGAAACACCCCATCCACCCGCTTTGGTCGCGTCGCCACACCACCAAGTTCAACGGCGTCAGTTATCCCGTGCAGCGTGCCGCCGAAGCCCTTTATTCGCCCGAGGGGAAAAAACAGGTCCACGACCTGATCCATCACTACATGGGCAACGCCAGGATTCTCCGCGAAGCGGCGGGCAGTGCCGGCCTCAAGGTTTACGGTGGTGAACATGCCCCTTACATCTGGGTGGCGGGTCCGAAGGGTGTCACCAGCTGGGAAATCTTCGACCGCGTCCTGAACGAGGCCCACGTGGTCATCACACCGGGCTCCGGGTTCGGCAGTGCCGGGGAAGGTTATTTCCGCATCTCGGCATTCAACAGCCGGGCCAACGCGGAAGAAGTTGCCCGCCGTCTGGTGGCGTTGAAGTGGTGA